The nucleotide window CTGTACTGTTCTTATCTACAGTTGCAACATCATCTGTTGGAACTGGAATTATAGGCCTTACAATAATGTTTACAGTTGCTGTTGCTGTATCTCCATTTGAATCTTCTAAAGTATAGGTAAATGAATCTGTACCATTATAATTTGGTCTTGGTGTAAACTCGATAAAGTCATCTGTTACATCTACTGTTCCATTATCATTTAAAACTACTGTTCCATTTTCTGTTGATGTAGAACTACCAATAGTAAAGTTTGCAGCACCATCTGCACCAAAACTATCATTAACTAAAATGTTTAATGAGTTGCTAGAAGAATCTTGATTTACATTAATAGTATCATCTATAGCAGTTGGTAAGCCATTTACAATAACAGTTCTTGAAACTGTAGTAGACTCATTATTAGAAGCGTCTAAAGCTTTGTAAATTAAAGTATAAGAACCAGAAGTATTAGTGTCTACTGTACCAGTAATTTCTATTGTTGTACTTGAACAATTATCTGCGCCTGTGGCTCCTGGATCTGTAAAATTGGTGCCATTAACTACAGAAATCGTTTCATCTCCATTTAAAGTTATTGTTGGAACAATTTCATCAACGACAATAATTGTTGCTGTTTCTGTAGCTGAATTATTTGCTTCATCAGTTACTGTTAGTGTAACAGTATTACTTCCTAAATCAGCACATGTAAATGTTTCTTTATTTAAACTAAAAGTTAAATTAGTAGATACATCATCTGAAGAACCATTATTTACTTCAGAAGAAGTAATAGTTGCTGATCCATTGCTGTCTAAACTAATCTCTAAATTTTGGGTAATTACTGTTGGAGGTGTATTATCAGAATTATTACTTAATCCATTGTTAAATATATAGGCAGAGCCTGAGTCATTTCCATTATCATCATTAGCAAAAGCTCCAATAATTACATTATTTCCATCTATTGCAGAGGCCCATCCAAAATAATCATTTGCGGCTCCATCTGAAGGTAAAATTTTTGCTTGCTGAGTCCAATTAGACCCATTTCTTTCAAAAATATACGCTGATCCTGAATTACTTCCATTATCATCATCTAATCTTGAACCAACTATTACTAAATCTCCAGATATATCCACAGAAATACTGAACTGGTCTGACTGAGCAGCGTCTAAAGCCGTAATTTTAGATTGTTCAACCCACCCTGAATTTGAATTATTAAATATATATGCAGAACCTGTATCAACTCCATTTGCATCATCGTTTGCAAATGCTCCAACAACTATGTAATCACCATCTATTCCAATAGATTGATAACTAAAATAATCATATGCATTTGCATCTGAAGCTGTTAACTTGGCTTCTTGACTCCAAGTATTTGCTACTTTACTAAAAACATAAGCAGCACCTGCATAGTTATTATCTTCATAAGCACCTACCAAAATTTTGCTTCCACTAATATCTACAGCTCTACCAAATTGCTTATTTTGAGCTGGATCTGCAGGCTGAATTTTTTGAGTTTGACTCCAAATAGAACCATTATAATTAAAAACATATGCACTACCAGAAGAACTTGCGTTATCATCTGTATACATTGCTCCAACTACAACAGCGTTATTATCTATTGCTACGTCCCAACCAAAATAATCATATTGAGCTCCATCTGAAGCTAATAATTTAGCCTCCTGATTCCAAGTATTTCCAGACTTTCTAAAAACATATGCAGCACCATTTCTTTGATTATTAGTAACTTCATAAAATGCGCCTACAATTGCTAAATCTCCATCTATTGCCACAGAGTTTCCAAAATAATCTGAAGAAGCTGCATCATTTGCAAGTAGTTTAACTTGTTCTTCCCAAGTGTTTAAGCCTGCATTATATTTTAATATATATGCAGATCCTGAGTTTGAACCATTGTCATCATTACTTCTTGCACCTACAATAGCATATTCTCCATCAATAGCTACATCAAAGGCATAGTTGTCATATGTTGCTGCATCAGAAGCAGTAGCTTTTACAATTTCGGTCCAGTTTTGGGCGGTTACATTGAAATTACAGATTAAAAGAAATATGAAAACAATAATATAATGTTTGTTTTCTAAAAACTTTGAATAAGTTTTTTCTAAGTTATTTACACATGTAAATAACCTACAATAGGTAGTTTTTAACATCTTAAAGAGGATTTAATGTTAGTTAAAGTCTGGTTAGTAAGTAATTATGATTTATTAAGAATCTTCAGTTTTGATTCTTGATTATTGAATATACAGGTTCGTATAAACAACTTTTTAATAGTAGTTTTCATTTTAGAGGTATTAAGGGGTTAAAAATAGTTCGCTTTTAAAAATGTTAGTTTTAATAGCTAGAATAAAATTGCTTAAATTCTTGATTGCTAAGTTATAACGAAATTGGTAATTTAAGGTATCATTTATAATACATTTTACAAAAACATTAACAACCTACTGTTATTCAATGGGTTAAAAGTGTTTTTACTAAACTGTTTTTATACTATTTATCAAAAAACAGTGCTTTTTACTCTAAAAAATGCTAAACATTTTTTGAAAAAAAGATCAAATTATTTCTAATTTTATAATTATTATCAAAAATATGAAGTTTTAGTATCCTTTTTAATTGTATTTAAAATAACTCCTTATTTTTACTTTATGAATAAAACATATGCCCTAAAAGATTTATCTGCTGTAGCTAAATCTATTATTAAAACTGTACAACATAAAGTACTTCTTTTTAAAGGTGAAATGGGTGTTGGTAAAACAACATTAATTAAAGAATTATGCAAAGAATTAGGAAGTAAGGATAACATCTCCTCTCCTACTTTTTCTTTAGTTAATGAATACAATGCTAAAGATGAAATTATATATCATTTTGATTTTTACAGAATTGAAGATGAAGAAGAGGCTCTAGATATTGGATTAGAAGATTATTTATATAGCAATAATTGGTGTTTTATAGAATGGCCACAAAATATCGAAAATTTATTACCTTTAGATGCTGTAGAAATTCATCTTTCTATTTTAGAAGATGGTAGTCGCAAAATTCAACTAAACTAAAAACCTATCTATGAGTCAGTTTTCTCCTTTTAGCAAAGAAGAATTATTACCACAAACAGAAATGTTGGAAATAAAGAAAAAGAAAGGAGAACTTTTTATTGGTTTACCTAAAGAGTCTCATTTAGGTGAAAAACGAGTATGTTTAACTCCAGATGCTGTAACAGCATTAACTGCAAATGGCCATAGAATTGTTATAGAGACTGGTGCTGGAGATGGAGCAAATTTTACAGACAAAGAATATTCTGAGGCTGGAGCTAAAATTTCTTATGACACAGAAGAAGCATTTAAGTGTAATATAATTTTAAAAGTTGCACCTCCAACAGAAGAAGAAATTGAATATATAAATCCGCAAGCAATTTTAATATCTTCTCTTCAACTCAAAACTCAATCTAAAAAATATTTTGAATGTTTAGCAAAAAAGAGAATTACTGCTGTTGCTTTTGATTATATTAAAGATGAACACAATACGTTTCCTGTAGTTAAATCATTAAGTGAAATTGCAGGAACTGCTTCTGTACTAATAGCTGGTGAATTAATGAGTGGTGTAAATAAAGGAAATGGTTTATTGTTTGGAAATATAGGTGGAGTACCACCAACCAGTGTAGTAATTTTTGGAGCAGGTACAGTAGGTGAATATGCTGCAAGAACAGCATTAGGTTTAGGTGCTAGAGTTAAAGTGTTTGATAACTCTATTTCTAAATTAAGAAAATTACAACATTGCTTATCTGCACCTATTTATACATCGACTTTACAACCAAAATCAGTATCTAAAGCTTTAATGAGATGTGATGTTGCTATTGGTGCAATTAGAGGTAAAAATAGATCCCCAATTTGCGCTACAGAAACTATGATAGAAACCATGAAAGAAGGTGCTATTATTGTAGACGTAAGCATTGATAGAGGTGGCTGTTTCGAAACTTCAAGTGTTACCTCACACAACAAGCCTACCTTTGTAAAACATGGTGTAATTCATTATTGTGTACCAAATATTCCTGCAAGATATTCTAGAACAGCTTCTGTATCAATTAGTAATATTTTCACTCCATATTTATTAAATATTGCAGAAGAAGGTGGTTTTGAAAATGCAGCAAGATTTGATAAAAGTTTAAGAAATGGTATGTATTTTTATCATGGAATTTTAACAAACAGAACTGTTGCAGAATGGTTTGATTTACCATTTAGAGACATCAATTTATTAATTTTGTAATTCTTATCTAAACTTAAAATCTTAAATTTGCTATTCAAAATTTATTGATGTTACTAAAACGTATTGGATATTTTTTAATTGGTGCAACTATTAGTTCTATTGGAGTGTATTTTTTCTGGCAAAAGAAGAATGCAACTTTCGATTATGGAATGGATGCTAGAACTCTTAAAACAATTAGAATTAGAGATCGTATGTATTCTAATGAGGCTAAAAAAGTGATGCAAAAATCAGAAATAGATACTGTAAAGATTGATAAAATCTTAAATTTTGGTGATGTAGATTTTGGTAAAAGCAATCCAAGACAAAAACCTTGTGCTGAGTATTATGTTACTGGTAAAAAAGAGCTAAAGAATGTGAGTTTGTATATTTCTAGATGTGACTCTATTGCTACCATTCAAAAAATTATGATTCAGTAACTATTTATACTTATCATTCAAGCCTTTACCAGCAATTATTAATGGGGTTATTTTTATAATTCTAGAAATCTTAGTGTTTTCTCTTTTGGCAGTAAATACAAACTCTGCATACTCTCTTTGCTTAGCCAAGGTTAGTTTATAAAAAGCATCTTCTAAAATTTTATTTTCATCAAAGGATTTTTGTAGTTCAGCAGATATTATAACTGGTTTTGTATTTCTGGTCGGCTTAATTGCCTTACCAGCTGTACAATTTTCTATTGCTTCTAAGACATATTCACGAACTAAATTTTTATCTATTTCTGTGATTGAGGAAAATCGCATTTGTCTTAGACCCTTTGTTTTATCTTTTTGAGCATTAATAAGCAAATTAGCTTCGTCTTTTAAAAATACACCTTGATGAAACCATAAACCTACATAACTCTTAAATGAAGACATTCCCAAAATGTTTTTTCCATTATAAATATAGGCTGGTATTCCCCATTTTATATCCTCTTTTAAAGGTAAATTAACTAAAATAGAACGCAATAAAAGCAATTCTTCTTTGTAATTAACTTGCTTATCAATGTAATCAGTTATTTGTTTATTCATTTTTTAAATTTAAGTGATAACGTTCTTCTATTTTATCTACATTTTTGATGGTTTCTTTAATCCATTGTAAATAGAGCATTTCTTTTTCTTGAGAAGACAACTGCCATTTTATATTCGATCTTTTAAGTCTAGTTGTTACATCTTGTAAAATAATAGCAGCAGCCACAGATATATTAAAACTTTCTGTAAAACCTACCATTGGTATTTTTAAAAAGCTATCTGAATTTTCTTTTACTGTATCAGAAATCCCTGTGGCTTCAGCTCCAAAAACAAAAGCAGTTTTCTTATCAATTTTAAAATCTTGAAGTAAACTAGCATCTGCATGTGGTGACGTTGCTATAATTTGGTAACCTTCTTTTTTAAGTTGATTTAAACAGGTTGTAGTGTTATCTCCATCTGTTTTATATCTTTTTGTGGTAATCCATTTTTGAGCCCCCTTTGTTACATATTTAGATACTCTATTGATGTATCTGTTTTCTATGACATGCAAATCTTGAACCCCAAATATATCGCAAGTTCTAACTACTGCACTAGCATTATGAGGTTGGTAAATATCCTCTAAAACAACTGTAAAATGTTTGGTTCTTTCATCTAAAACTTTATGAAAAGTTGATTTTCTTTTGTCTGTTAAAAATCCTTCTAAATACGCTAACAACTTTTTATCTGTCATAAATACAAACATATCATTTTATTATTATTTTTACTAATATGAAGAACTTAGTAGTACTTACAGGCGCAGGTATTTCTGCAGAAAGTGGAATTAAAACGTTTAGAGATGCAGATGGTTTATGGGAAGGTCATGATGTTATGCAGGTTGCTTCTCCAAAAGGTTATCTAAATAATCCTGAATTAGTATTAGATTTTTATAATCAAAGAAGAAGACAACTTTTAACTGTTAAACCCAATAAAGCTCATTATAACCTAAAAGAACTAGAAACTAATTATAACGTTCAAATAATTACCCAAAACGTAGATGACCTACATGAAAGAGCTGGTAGTACTAATATTGTTCATTTACATGGTGAATTACTTAAAGTTAGAAGTACTGAAAATGAAAACGATGTTATAAAATGGAGGAAAGATTTGAATCTTGGTGATGTCTGCAAATTAGGAAGCCAATTAAGACCTCATATAGTTTGGTTTGGAGAAATGGTGCCAATGTTAGAAATGGCAATAGAAATTACTAAAAAAGCAGATATACTAGTAATTATAGGTACATCCTTGCAAGTTTATCCTGCTGCTAGTTTAATTGAGTTTGTGAAAAGGAATGTGCCTATTTATTTCATAGATTTAAACCCAAATATTAATGAAGGTGCTTATAAAAATCTTCGAATTATAAAAGAGAATGCAACTAATGGAACAGATAAGTTGTTAAATTTACTTATACAGTAAGAGGTTTTACTAAACTTTTTCTTCCAATTTCTGCAAAACACATTAATTCAGCAACGTAAATTACCTTTATAAACGCACTACCTAAACTCATTTTAGAACTTTCTTCTAAAGTAATTTCGGTACTAGTTTTTGCAGAAGATTTTGCTTGTTCAATTTGGCGTTCACTAAGATCGCCATAAGAATTGATGTTTAAAGCTGTAAGAATTAACGATACTATAATTATTAGGGATTTTTTCATGATATCTTATTTATATCATAAAAATAGCTCCAATTTAAGTGTTAAAACTTTTTATTCGCCTTTATCAGGTTAACTGTCGACGAATGAAACTTTACTGAGGTTTAGAAAATTATAATAAATCTAAACGTTTCATTAATTCTGGTCTATTAGACCTGCTTACAGGAATTACATCCTTTTTAATTAACACACTATTATCCTCTATATCTATAATGTGTTTAACATTTATGATATAAGATCTGTGTACTTTTAAAAATAATGAATCTGGTAGCTTCTCTTCTATTTTTTTAAGTGTAGAATGAACTATGTAGTTTTTTTCCTCAGTTTTAATATTGATATAATCACCTTTTGCTTCAATTAAATAAATACTAGGCAAATCGATTTTAATTAATCTTCTATCAATATTTACATAAAAATCATTTTTTATGCTAGCAGCTGCTGCAGTACTTTCTTTCTCTCTTTTAGGTGCTGCTAAAGCTTTTTGTGCTTTTTGAATTGCTTTCTTAAATCGAGGTAATTCTATTGGTTTTAAAAGATAATCTACAATAAAATCATATTCGAATGCTGCTAATGCAAACTTAGAATCTGTAGTTGTAAAAATTACTTTTGGTGGATCTTTTAAAGTCTTAATAAAATCTAAACCACTAAAATTAGGCATATGAATATCAAGAAAAATTAAGTCTACCTTATTTTCATTTAAATATTTTATAGCCTCAATTGCATCTGAGAATTCTTCTACTAGGTTTACATTTTTAATTTCGTCACACAGCGTTTTAACAATTACGCGTGCCATTTTTTCATCATCTATAACTATACAATTCATCTCTAAATAGTTTTTAAATATTTAGTAATTGCTGCAAGCGTATTTTCAAACTCTTCTTGTAAACCTTGGTTAGATTGATTGTTTCTAAGTTCTTCTTCTAATATCACAGCACTATTATAACTCTTTTCTAAGCCCAAAATACTAAATTTATGTTTAATGCGATGAACGTTACTCGCTATATTTTCTAAATTATTTGTTTTTAAGCATTCAAAATATTCTTCTTTCTCATCAGGAAACTCATCTTTAATAACTTGTATTAAAGTTTGTCTTATAGAATCATCTCCTCTAGCCAATTGCTCTATGTAATTTAAATTGGGTTGTATCATAGCTATTTTTTTAAGGTAAAAATTACTAACGTTTCTACACCTGGGTTAGATTTTATTGTAATGTTTCCATAATACACTTCAACAATTTTCTTAACAATAGATAACCCAATACCCGAAGATTGATTATCATTATTTAACTTTTGAAATGCATTAAAAATTTTATATAAATATTGGTTTTCTATGCCTTTACCATTGTCTCTTATGCAGAATTTCCAATAGTTTAAATTGTCTTCACAAAGAATTTCGACTAACCCTTTATCACCTTTATCATTATACTTAATTGCATTGTCTATTAAGTGATAAAACAAAAGATTTAATCTATAATTATCTGCACTTATTGTTGGTAAATTATCTTGAATCTTTATGCGTATATTTTTAGGGTTTTTTATTGATGGTAATAATTCTTTAATCAAAATATTTAAATCAATTTCACGCTTTTTATTGTAGATTTTATCAATGGTTGTATATTCATATATATTTTTTATTAAAGAATCCATTTTTTCTACATTCTCTCCAATTAAGCGAATAATTTCTTTTCCTCCATCATCTATCTTATCTTCATAATCTCCTTTTAACCATGTTGTTAACGCCTCAATACTCTGCAATGGAGATTGCAAATCATGTGTTATCATGTGAGCATAGTCATTCAATTCTAAATTTTGTTTCTCTAAATTAGCTAATAAAATATCTTTTTGTTTATTGATTTCTATAATTTCTTTAGTTTGATTATCAATAAAATCTACCAATTTTAAAGAATCGGTTTC belongs to Polaribacter dokdonensis and includes:
- the tsaE gene encoding tRNA (adenosine(37)-N6)-threonylcarbamoyltransferase complex ATPase subunit type 1 TsaE, which translates into the protein MNKTYALKDLSAVAKSIIKTVQHKVLLFKGEMGVGKTTLIKELCKELGSKDNISSPTFSLVNEYNAKDEIIYHFDFYRIEDEEEALDIGLEDYLYSNNWCFIEWPQNIENLLPLDAVEIHLSILEDGSRKIQLN
- a CDS encoding alanine dehydrogenase is translated as MSQFSPFSKEELLPQTEMLEIKKKKGELFIGLPKESHLGEKRVCLTPDAVTALTANGHRIVIETGAGDGANFTDKEYSEAGAKISYDTEEAFKCNIILKVAPPTEEEIEYINPQAILISSLQLKTQSKKYFECLAKKRITAVAFDYIKDEHNTFPVVKSLSEIAGTASVLIAGELMSGVNKGNGLLFGNIGGVPPTSVVIFGAGTVGEYAARTALGLGARVKVFDNSISKLRKLQHCLSAPIYTSTLQPKSVSKALMRCDVAIGAIRGKNRSPICATETMIETMKEGAIIVDVSIDRGGCFETSSVTSHNKPTFVKHGVIHYCVPNIPARYSRTASVSISNIFTPYLLNIAEEGGFENAARFDKSLRNGMYFYHGILTNRTVAEWFDLPFRDINLLIL
- a CDS encoding DUF4258 domain-containing protein, whose protein sequence is MLLKRIGYFLIGATISSIGVYFFWQKKNATFDYGMDARTLKTIRIRDRMYSNEAKKVMQKSEIDTVKIDKILNFGDVDFGKSNPRQKPCAEYYVTGKKELKNVSLYISRCDSIATIQKIMIQ
- a CDS encoding YdeI/OmpD-associated family protein codes for the protein MNKQITDYIDKQVNYKEELLLLRSILVNLPLKEDIKWGIPAYIYNGKNILGMSSFKSYVGLWFHQGVFLKDEANLLINAQKDKTKGLRQMRFSSITEIDKNLVREYVLEAIENCTAGKAIKPTRNTKPVIISAELQKSFDENKILEDAFYKLTLAKQREYAEFVFTAKRENTKISRIIKITPLIIAGKGLNDKYK
- a CDS encoding TrmH family RNA methyltransferase, whose translation is MTDKKLLAYLEGFLTDKRKSTFHKVLDERTKHFTVVLEDIYQPHNASAVVRTCDIFGVQDLHVIENRYINRVSKYVTKGAQKWITTKRYKTDGDNTTTCLNQLKKEGYQIIATSPHADASLLQDFKIDKKTAFVFGAEATGISDTVKENSDSFLKIPMVGFTESFNISVAAAIILQDVTTRLKRSNIKWQLSSQEKEMLYLQWIKETIKNVDKIEERYHLNLKNE
- a CDS encoding SIR2 family NAD-dependent protein deacylase, which translates into the protein MKNLVVLTGAGISAESGIKTFRDADGLWEGHDVMQVASPKGYLNNPELVLDFYNQRRRQLLTVKPNKAHYNLKELETNYNVQIITQNVDDLHERAGSTNIVHLHGELLKVRSTENENDVIKWRKDLNLGDVCKLGSQLRPHIVWFGEMVPMLEMAIEITKKADILVIIGTSLQVYPAASLIEFVKRNVPIYFIDLNPNINEGAYKNLRIIKENATNGTDKLLNLLIQ
- a CDS encoding LytR/AlgR family response regulator transcription factor; the encoded protein is MNCIVIDDEKMARVIVKTLCDEIKNVNLVEEFSDAIEAIKYLNENKVDLIFLDIHMPNFSGLDFIKTLKDPPKVIFTTTDSKFALAAFEYDFIVDYLLKPIELPRFKKAIQKAQKALAAPKREKESTAAAASIKNDFYVNIDRRLIKIDLPSIYLIEAKGDYINIKTEEKNYIVHSTLKKIEEKLPDSLFLKVHRSYIINVKHIIDIEDNSVLIKKDVIPVSRSNRPELMKRLDLL
- a CDS encoding Hpt domain-containing protein; its protein translation is MIQPNLNYIEQLARGDDSIRQTLIQVIKDEFPDEKEEYFECLKTNNLENIASNVHRIKHKFSILGLEKSYNSAVILEEELRNNQSNQGLQEEFENTLAAITKYLKTI
- a CDS encoding sensor histidine kinase yields the protein MNSLLKRQIRKYLPEKFKSDEDLNEFLEAIEMSYNTSDEQFKMLQRAASISSEELFESNQQLRQESEAQKNIITKLNNVINTLKFYGLDESKNLEETDSLKLVDFIDNQTKEIIEINKQKDILLANLEKQNLELNDYAHMITHDLQSPLQSIEALTTWLKGDYEDKIDDGGKEIIRLIGENVEKMDSLIKNIYEYTTIDKIYNKKREIDLNILIKELLPSIKNPKNIRIKIQDNLPTISADNYRLNLLFYHLIDNAIKYNDKGDKGLVEILCEDNLNYWKFCIRDNGKGIENQYLYKIFNAFQKLNNDNQSSGIGLSIVKKIVEVYYGNITIKSNPGVETLVIFTLKK